One Rhinolophus ferrumequinum isolate MPI-CBG mRhiFer1 chromosome X, mRhiFer1_v1.p, whole genome shotgun sequence genomic window, aagcaagggattgagaacttatttgaagaaataaagactgaaaactttcctaacttggtgaaggaaatagacatacaagtccaagaagagcagagattcccaaacaagatgaacccaagcaggcccacaccaagacacattatagttaaaatggcaaaggttaaagacaaggagagaatcctaaaagcagcaagagaaaggcaacaggTCGCTTATAAGGGaggtcccataagattgtcagctgattcctcaacagaaactttgcaggccagaaggaattcacccaaaatattcaacgtgatgaaaagcaagtatctacaaccaagactactctgcctaacaaggctatcatttaaaattgaaggagcgataaagagcttcccagacaagaaaaaattaaaggagttcatcaccaccaaaccagtattacaaggaatgttagaggtacttctttaagatgaaaaaaaaatatgaataataaaacggcaatagttacatatctatcaataattactttcaatgaaaatggattaaatgcatcaatcaaaaacataggtggctgaatggataagaaaataaaccccttacatatgctgcctacaagagactcacttcagattgaaaaacacacagagactgaaagtagagggatgaaaaatgatatttcatgaaaatggaaatagaaaacaagcaaacaaacaaacaaaattggggtagcaatacttataccagacaaaatagactttaaaacaaagactataacaagagacaaagaaggacctagtaatcttacttctgggcatatatctgaagaaacccaaaatgctactttgaggggatgtgtgcatcaatatgttcattgcagcattatttacaatagccaaaatgtggaggcagcctgggtgtccatcaatggaagactggataaagaggagatgccatatatacatatatgccatatatgtatatatgagcaGTATTTcattatacttgtatatatatatatatatacaagatgggaatgggttcttgccatctgtggtggcataaatggacttggagggtattgtactgagtggattatgtcagacagagaacgacatatgcaatgtgatttcacttatatgtggaatctaaagaacaaaataaacaaacaaacaaaacagaaacacactcatagatacaaagaacattttgatggtagcCTGTTGGGAGGTGGGTtgagggagtgggtgaaaaatgggaagcgattaagtacaaattgtttgttacaaagtagtcatggggatgtagggtatagcagaagGAGCATAATCAATAATATCGGAGTAAGTATGGTATCAGATGTTTACTAGAATTATTGGGGTCACAAATGGGAGAGGcttggggaacagggtgaaataggtgaacagattaagaagcacaaattggtagctacaaaatagtcttggggatgtaaagtaaagcatagagaatatagtcataATGTGGTCATAACTATGTatactgccaggtgggtactagactagtcagggggatcacttcttaagttatacaaatgtctaaccactatgctttatATCTgcaattaatacaaaataatatcaaatattaactgtaattaaaaaatttaaaaagtgggggaaaggtgaaggcgaagaagaggttcaaatttcGAGGTATCAAACAAGCAAGTCATAaagatgtaacatacagcatggggagtatagtcaataatattgtgatagcatagtacagtgtcagatggttgctggacttatggtgatcacttctttaggtatataaatgttgaacaactatggtgtacacttgaaactgatataatattgtgtgctagctatatttttaaataaaaatcttaaaaaaacgaGGGACTACCAAGTAgcacaaaactggaaacaacaacaaaaaatttatcATATGTAAGCcacatttatgatttaaaatcacctaaatacagagaaagaaacattataaataaaaaaaatcatatgcacATGGAATATCCACTTAGAATATCCACTTGGAAAGGATAACCCAGTCTCACTTCCCACATGACATCACCCTAACCCAGAAGCTTGCCACTGGAGATGATGTTGCTTCAGATGACATTGTCTGAGTCCAAGACTTCATCATTAGAGATGACTTTGCTGCTTACACAGAGGAAGACTTTGCGCCAAACACTGAGACCATTGTCTCAGCAATGCCCGTGTGCTGCTTTTCCTCAGACACTGACAAATTGGACACAatacatttattgtatttcttcctttgatATTAGGGATTCTATTATGTTTCCTGAGTTTGTTTCCTTCGTCCATGATCCTGGTATATATTTTGCTCTGTTAAAAGGTATACACCTCTACACTTCTTTGCCTAAATAAGACTCTTACAAAGGTTATTCCTACGAATGCCATTCTAAAAATTAATGGAGATTATTGCTTCCCTCAGGAGGCAACTGCCTCTTAGGCCACCCATTAACCACCTGGAGAGAAGACTTCCCACTTCCCAGCACCTTCACCTACTCTCTACCTCCAACTTTCCATCACTATCTCCTATACTACATCTCTGACCATGAACACCACAACTTCAGCTTTTTAGGGTGAATACCACTAACCTTTTCCTATAAATACCACTAACCTTTTCCATGTGCTTTATTAAACTGTCAGTTTATATTCTCCAACAATATAACTATTGGAATTGTCACCAAAATAgctttatcataaaaatatataattcatactTATAACACTTTACAACTCTACAAAAGATATTGTTAGAGAACCTGAAAATTTCAGATCTGTTTTCTTGGCTAATGCCATATAAATGAGGAACTCGGTTATGGCTGGCTTACAAGGAATCcttatttttctacttgttttcctcctttgtacTCATACTAAGATGTTTTCTATGCTGTTTAGGGCAACTTACACCCTACTCTCTGTAACTCTCCTCTACTATTCAGGCCACTAAAATATCCCAAACAATCGAGCTTAAAACAGAAGTCAAGATATCGAGGGAtcaattgtaatatatattttttgtagaaATGCTGTCTTGACTTAAATTTGAGGCTCTGGTTAGAGGCCAGTTTCCCTTCTTAAACAGCTGATGAAATCCACAATCCAACTACTTCCCTGATTGGGCATTCACACTCTGGGATGCTATGCACCAACCCTAGCTACACAGGGGCCAGGGACAAGACAACTAGGCACAACCTCTATACCCTGGAGTCTGAGAAAATTATTCAAGTGACCAATCCACAGGGATCTTGCTAAATCTAGCTGACTCTACCCTACTTGTAATATATAAGCTGCCCCTTAGAGATCCAACTTGCTGTTATTCAGAGAAGGCTGTGGATCTGTCTGGCAGCCTTCTCTCTTTTGGAGCAATAAGTAACAAGGAGTTCTGCCTTTTATCTGAGTGGCACTGCGTGATATCCTGCCATCAAAAGAATCTTTAGATCATACAAagccatatacaaaattaactcacaCTACctacaaattaactcaaaattgataaaagacctaaatatatgAGCTAAAACTTTAAATCTTCATgtccttggatttggcaatggattcttagatatgacatcaaaagcatgaaaaacaaaagaaaaatcagtaaactgaacttcataaaaattaaacacttttgtgaatcaaaggacactataaagaaagtaaaaagacaatccacaaaatgggagaagatatttgcaaatcatatatctgataaaggtcatgtttccagaatatatgaagaactcttacaattcaacaacaaaaagagaaacaacccaatttaaaaatgggcaaagaacttgaagagatatttctccaaagaagatatgtaaATATTCAATAAGCACATAAACAGATGTTCAAtaccattagtcattaggaaaatgcaaatcaaaaccacttaTCACCCAATAagattacaaaaattaaaaaatggaagttaagatttgtttttgagaatgtggaaaaattggaacactCATAAATTGCTTGCAGGAATGCAAAATGTTGCAACCACTGTGAAACAGAGTTTGAcaattcctcagaaagttaagcatagaattaccatacgacccatcaatttcactcctaggtatataccctagaaaaataaaaacacacatccacacagaaacttatacataaatatttaaggcagcactattcacaatagtcaaaaggtagaaacaacctaaatatccatccaTGTTTGAATGGATAGATAAAACATGATATagacagacaatgaaatattattcagtcataaaaaggaatgaaatattgtaCACGCTATAATGTATATGAGCCTTGAATAcataagtgaaagaagtcacatattatatgattctgtttatattaaatatccaAGTTAGGTAATTcctacaacttaacaccaaaaaacccctaaacaatccaattaaaaaatgggcaaaggacctgaatagatatttctccaaagaggacatacagatggccaatagacatatgaaaagatgctcaatgtcactaatcatcagagaaatgcaaattaaaaccacaatgagctatcatctcacacctgtcaaaagGCCATCCTcgaaaaatcaacaaacaagtgttggcgaggatgtggagaaaagggaacacttgtgcactcttggtaggattgcaaattggtgcagccactatggaaaacagtgtggaggttcctcaaaaaattaaaaatagaattaccttatgactcagcaattccactcctgggtatttatctaaataaattcaaaacactaattagaaaagatatatgcatccctatgttcattgcagcattatctacagtaaccaagatatggaagcaacttaaatgtccattaatagatgattggataaagaagtggaaCAAGAGACAagcaagatggcgcagtaggtaaatgttttgtttgccttctctcaaaaccacatcaaaattacaactaatctacaaaacaactattattgagaatcacctaaaatcaagctgaactgaagcctttcaactaagaacttgcagaagaagccacctccagactggtaggaaggtcagagacatggaacgggctggtcccacacccacgtgtgactaTTAAAGATCGGGAGAGCTATTTAGGCTCCCGCTGGCCCTTTAAAGGATAGCACCCCCCATCCCCTAAAAGGGTGAGAGatcccagtccagggttccagggagagaagttcccatattttttggttgtgaaaaccagtggagattgtgactgagtaagactgagtgcagctgcactcccaggcactcctcttaaagggactgcatgcGGACTTACCCCCCAATGGAAtcacctgctctgagctccagtgctggggcagcagctggagaagtgccagggacaaatggtggggaattgagttgtctggcttggtaCGTGggagctggagaggtggctttctcctggacaggggagCTGGCGGaggctattgtttctttgttgagccctccctcttctcAGCGTGcgaacacaggtggccaccatttctgagtcttcACCATTAGTTCTCCTAGCACTGGCAGTTTGatccctggccccacccaactttcaggcacacccaggcctcttccagtggcttttttatgcagaccgcctgccttggctcaagctgcagactttcctagactctcaaaggtttccggaacccagacaagcagcatctggcttgagcacatcctgtgcctctggctgagcagccctaagctggcactaaCAGCAGCAGGTCTTGGTTCACAGCTTgacctctcaaggtgcttccaagcacagcacgggaGGGCGGCAaccatctgcggatttctttctggctcccactgggtgGCTCCGGGTGGGGCATGGGCTTTGGCTGAACTTGATCTACAGCGGATTGCCTCCAacgtggtcctggggctggcgatAGATAGGCTAGCTTCCAAATGAGCTAAAGCATCACCCAGCCGCCTCCAAGTACGACACATCTAAtaggcagattgggcaggcaccagagtcctgctgatgcagatcctgctctgtaggatcagcccctgcacaactcttccaatgtagtcaaggccagtcctcacaaccagtgagcccaagggtcagtccctctcattgatgtgcagttatcaaccaaggctcaactaggggaggagggcacatacaacccacacaaaggacacatctggagcacgtggatcaggtgaccagaaagactgtgccactgaaccccacagcacacctactacataaggccactctactaagaccagaagacatagcagccctacctaatacatagaaacaaatacagggcggcagccaaaatggagagacaaagaaacatgtcccaaataaaagaacagaacaaagctccagaaaaagaactaagcaaaacagagataagcaatctatcagacacagagttccaaacactggttataagaatgcttgaTGATTTCAGAGACAACTTCAACAGGGATATAGGAAGCATAAAAAcagagatggaaaccataaaaaagaatgagtcagaaataaaagatataataatggaaacaaagagtatgttacagggaatcaacagcagattagatgaagccgaggatccaaccagcaatgtagaatgtgagggagcagaaaacacccaaccagaacagcacaaagaaaaaagaatccaaaaaattgaggagagtttaagaggcctctgggacaatatcaagcataccaacattcatattataggggtaccagaaggagaagagagagggcaggaaattgaaaacctatttgaagaaataatgacagaaaacttccctaacctggtgaaggaaatggacatacaagctcaggaagcacagagagtcccaaacaagataaacccaaagaggccaaaaccaagacacatcataattaaaatgccaaaggttaaatacaaagagagaatcttaaaagcagcaagggaaaagcagttagttaccttaaaggagcccccataagactgtcagctgatttctcaacagaaactttgcagacaagaagggagtggcaggaaatattccaagtgatgaaaagcagcaacatacaaccaagattgctctacccagcaaggctgtcatttagaattgaaggacagagaagGAGCTTCCGAGAccagaaaaagctgaaggagttcatcaccaccaaaccagtgttacaaggactcttagaggggctttcttaagatgggagggggttaaggatgggtgaaagggaaagggattaagaagtacaaatttgttgttatgcagtagtcatggggatgtagggtatagcataaggaatatagtcaataatattttaataactaggtatggtgccagataggtactaaaTCTATCAGTGGTAGATGAGAATTAGGTTGGCgccagggtgaaaaaagtgaagacattaagaaattcaaattgatAGCTAATACAgtacggggaatataatcaacaatgttaagatcatgtaaggtgccaggtgggcacttgacttatcagggggatcacgtcatagactgtgtagatgcctgaccaatgtgttatacacctgaagaattgaagtagaataatattgaatgtcaactataactaaacaTACAGGTATATATAGTCAGTTGAGATCACCTGGTTTAGGTCAATCAGTATGGTCAGCATGTCAGTTCCTTAGACATTGGTCTGATGTGGCTGACAGGGTGCCCGGGTGGGTCTGGACTGGCAGGCAGCAACCCTGCAGCATGGCTAGACTCCTTCTAGGTGCCCTGGGGGTGAAGACACTGGAGTTGAGACTCAGCAGGCTGAACATCCTAAGTCAGCTGGTAGGTAGGCAGAGCCAAGGAAGCTTCCATCTGGCAATATGAACAGGGCAGAGAGCAGGCAAGTCTGGAGGCTCTCCCCACCAGCAATCACTTCTCCAGGCTCTATGGAAACTTTCTGCTAGGGGGTCTAGACgggatttgctttgttttctagttGTTAGAACAGCATTCCCGTCTCTTCTGGGGTTAAGTTACCTCTGTGGGAAtttggggcagggaggaaggaacaaGGCATTTACTCAGGTCACCACCTTGGTCACCTCTCCATGTATATTTTTGGAGTGAGCAACAGTCAGGTGCCTGAATGCAAGGATGAGAGGCTCTGGAAGGTGAAAAGGGGTTAGGAAACAGCATGTTCCTTCCCTCTTGACAGGTAGGGAAGATCAGACTATATCTGCATCTCTCAGATCCTCAGCTGCCTTTGCTACAGCTAAGGCATACCTCTGAATACATACCTCTGAATGAAAATAGCTAGAGGCCAAAACTTCAAGACTGATACTATGTTAGCCACCAGATTCCAGCAAGTCTGCCTAGCACTCAGCAATTGTTTGGGAACcttaaatacatgtatttttagtAGAACACAACAGAACCagctttttatgaaaaaattttaaaatattttgtatgtagCTAATTGAATTTTCTATgtagtaaaaaataaagtcatgaaTGTAAATTGATCTCAGAATTTTGGAATCTTGTTGGTTTTTCCCTCTATCTTAAACACATTTTTCCccacaaatgaaaataactttatttaattGTTTGCTTATAAGAATAGACCATGCTGaaaggagtaaatgaaataaaactgaaaaataatatttaggaaaaaaataaaatctctatttCAACTACTTGCTTCCATATCTGACAATTCACCCTGTACCTATTATGTGAAGGTCCAGAGATCAGGAGAAATGAGCATCAGTGGCTGAGTGGAGAAGTAGATTCAAGGGTTAGGTGCTCTgagaccaaagaaaaagaaaaaaaatcctcagagaTGTACCAATGGCCAGGAGAAGATGCAGCCCTTCCCTGATAAAACAGAACGCATACGACAGGGAGAAGGGGCCACTGTTGACCTCTGGGATTAGCAAAGACCAAAATGAGTGACAGGGCCTCGAGcggtgaggggaggagagggaagggacgCGAGGCAGAAGGGGACTACTGAAAGGAAGAAGTGAGCTGGCTCCTGACGCACTTTCTCCCGGTGGGAGGGGAACTAGGGACCCGAGCCCACTGCTGACGTTTCCCCCACGTGATCAGGAGCCGACGTGTGCAGAAATCCCTCTCCTCCAAGTACCAGCTCCCTATTTCCGTGGAAGAAGATAGATTTCAGGCTGAGGGACAGAGGGGACAATTGTCCTATAGCCCTGCAGGTCGGTACAAGGTGGAGTcggcagggaggtggggggcaaCCCTGGGATGGGGTGGTAACGGACAGAGGCTACAGAGGATCCGGTCTGCTTTCCAGAtgccaccccctcccacccccactcattTTGGTGCAGAAAACTGAGTGTTGGGGGAGAGGTCTGGGTACCACCTCTTATTTCTCTGGATAAGTTCAGGCTTATAGCAGAAAGAAATGTGAGGAAAAGGAGGCATCTTCCTGGGAAGGCTACAAATCCACCGCTGCCTAGGGACCCctgaggtgggtgggggtggcagagggCAAAGACCTGAGCGGGTCCAGGACTGAATTCTCTCTGCCCCTCCCGCGATGGCTATCATTTGGTGCAAGAAATGGAGAGCTTggtgggaggagatggagaggggCCAAGGGTTGAGAATGGGTACCAGTTAAGATCTCCAAGGAGGCAGGCTATCGGGCTACGTCTGATGGAGAGAGAGTGCGGGGGAGGAGGATGGCAAGGAAATGGCCTGATCCCTGCAGAGAGGCTGGAGGAGGGCACAGCCTGAGATCCTGGGATGGGGTGGCGGATCCCTTAAAAGAGCCAGGCCTGTGCCCTCTGTACCTCTTCTCCACCTTCCCTCCATTTTAGAGCCGGAAATGGTGGGctgcggggcggggagggggggagggggggtttAGCGATGGGGAGGTGCTGCAGAGGAGCGGGACTGAGGTTCAGTCTGGAGACCAGCTCCCTACTGCGGAGGAGTGGTAGCTGAACTTTGGAGGGTTGAGAGGAGGCAACATGGACCAAAAATTTTGCTGAGTttggaaatgatttttctcttccattgcagaaaaatatgtatgtggACAGGAAGAGGGTGGCATGAATGTCTGGGACATTTCTGCCCTGCCCCATGACTCTACCATCACCTTTTTTAGAGAAATGATGGGCTTTTTGCTGCCTGGGCTCCCTGGGGTAGGGAGTTTGGAAGGCAGAGACCTGAGCACAGCAACAAGACCTGAGCAACACTTTTCTGAACTTCACTCATTTTAGTACAAGAAAAAGTGAGATAGAAATTTGGGAGGAGGATTCAGAAACAGAAACACTTTAGAAATAATCTTTCTCTGCCATTGCCCAGTGATAGAAAAATGGAAGCTGTTAAGGAGGGACTGCAGAGGGGATCAGAGATGCAAGGAAAAGTGCAAGGGGGGGCAGGAGTTTGGAAAGTTCTGACAACTAGAATACAGACTCAGTGTCCTTGTTGCCAGTCATTCATTTCTCAGTCCCTCATCCCTCATTCACCATCTGTCTTCTGTCTATTTACAGGTCTTCAGGTCTGTGGTTGCAAGCACCAGGCAAGAAGAGGAAAGACCTGCAGGCTCAGTGCAGGTCAGTAGGAAAGGACAACTGCCCCAGGACGCCTGGGAATAGCAGTGACTTAAACCTGAGCAGAAGTTGGGGAGGACACTATCTGCCACCCCTCCTCCAAGCCTTCCTATTGCAGTTTCAGAATACATGGCCTCTGTCAGGTCCTTAAGGGAACATGGTGCTTTATGGCTGGTGAGgataaaggagggagaaaaggaagtgagagaTGGGGGTGTGGTATCTGTGAAGCCCCTTGAGGATATTAGTTAGAGTAGCCCTGAAATCTGAGAGCTGGTCATTGTTCTGTTGTGTCTGAAACCAGCCAGGATTCTTGCAGGTCAGTGTAAGTTGGGACTACCCAGTTAGAATTGTATGGACATAGCCAAGGCCAGAGCAAAGTTAAGGGACAAATCTGCTCTTACACACTTCTCAGCACACCCCACTGAAATGTAAAGGAAGATAGAAATTTTTGCAAGGTTGACTCATGCAAACATTTATGaagtgggaaggaaagggaaaaaaaatgtataaatgggAGTGTACCTGGAAGTTGGGACAGAGTGAGGGAAACCCTAAATCATAAAGGCAGATACTATCAGGTATCAGGACCTATATGTAATCACCTAAGTCCTgtcttctttgtctcctttttgtCTCCTAGGACAAGCAAAGGAGGGGACATCTCAACATGGAAAAACTCTACAATGAAAAcgaaggaaagcaggaaagcaAGGGCAAGCCAGAAGATGAAGTAGATACAGAAGATGAAGGAAAGTCAGATGAGGAAGAAAAGCCTGAAGTGGAGGGGAAGCCAGAACATGAGGGACAGCTCCAGGACCAGGGACAGCCAGATGATGAGGGACAGCCAGATGATGCGGGGAAGCAAGAAAAGCAGGGCAAGTCTGAAGATGAGGGAAAAGCACGTGGTGAGGGCAAGTCAGAACCCCAGGCAAAGCCAGGGAGCGAGCCGCGGGCTGCCGAGAAGCGCCGGGCTGAAGATTATGTGCCTCGGAAAGCAAAACGAAAAACAGACAGGGGGACAGACGATTCCCCCAAGGACTATCAGGAGGACTTACAGGAAAGGCATGTGGGCAGTGAGATGAGGGAATGTGGAGATGTGTCACGGGCTCAGGAAGagctaaggaaaaaacaaaatatgggtGGTTTTCATTGGATGCAAAGAGATGTGCAGGATCCATTCACCCCAAAGGGCCAACGGGGTGTCAGGGGAGTGAAGGGTGGAGGTAGGGGCCAGAAGGACTTAGAAGATGTTCCATATGTTTAATGCCCTCGGCCTTCAATTCTGATTTATCTGATGAGAATATTGCCTACCCTGCTTTCCCTGGCAGGCATTTGCCAGGCCATGTGCTTTAACCTTAAGCTGATAGTTTGCTTTAGGTGTCACTCTTGTTGCCAGCAGCCTTTTGATCCAACTACAGCACTCTGTTTCAGTAGGGGATTTCCACCCATGTGCATGGAAGAGATGTTCATGGtacattgtaaaataataataaaaaaagcagttttcagaacCGCATATACAGCATTAgaccatttttgaaaaaaaaagttacataataCATCCATGCACAGGGAAAACTATGAAACTGAGTagatcaaaagagaaataatgattttCTCCTTGTGGTGACAGGAGATTATACTTTCTCTCATCTGTACATTTCCCATATCCCAAAAACATATTACTTttgtcattaaataaataaaagatttttaaacgtAGGAAAATACATACCAAGCAATCAAAATAACTGTTCAGTGTGTTTATGAAGACAGTGGAGACACTTCAAATTCCTGTTGTCAGGATGTGAAATTATGTGTAAAACTCACATTACCTGTGGGACTTGAAGCTGGAGGAATCAACCAGGCATTTATTATGGATCCATTGCTGTAAGGGACAGTcttgtcatctgtgaaatggggataaaactTGCTTTCCAGGGCTGGCAATATCTGATGAGATACTGAGTGTGTGAGCTGTGTTGGGCTGGCTCCTACCTCTCCTCTGTATCAGCAGGACCGGGACCCTGTCAGATGTTTGGAGGAGGGTGAGGGAGTTCTCACTTGTGCCCAGGAATAAGTCCAGACAGCTGAGAGGTGGGTGTCATTCTCTCTTGTGTAATGCCATGTCTCATGGGCCCTGCACCCTCCTAAGGGCCCACTGCTCCTGATGGGCTGGAATCCTCAAGGTAACAAAGCCCCTTTGATTTCCCTGGATTCCCTGATAAGTTGAATCCCCGTTATGTTCCCTACTGAACTGTGGAGAAGTAACCTCTTCTCACGTTATAGTTTTATTAATCCTGACATGAAATGTggaaaaatgctttgtaaaatctatattaatatatttttcaggcATTAGAATTACCCCACTAGTCTTGCCCTTTTCAAAGCAAAGAATTCATCTTACTCATTTTGGTACCCACAACATAAAATAGAagcttaaaaaaatcaatac contains:
- the TCEAL5 gene encoding transcription elongation factor A protein-like 5 → MEKLYNENEGKQESKGKPEDEVDTEDEGKSDEEEKPEVEGKPEHEGQLQDQGQPDDEGQPDDAGKQEKQGKSEDEGKARGEGKSEPQAKPGSEPRAAEKRRAEDYVPRKAKRKTDRGTDDSPKDYQEDLQERHVGSEMRECGDVSRAQEELRKKQNMGGFHWMQRDVQDPFTPKGQRGVRGVKGGGRGQKDLEDVPYV